A region of Halosolutus amylolyticus DNA encodes the following proteins:
- a CDS encoding ATP-binding protein, which produces MVKADFPSSIDPRVKFLDRYTVWDIIRISILASIGWLLAESAGATIGIFLGFLLTEFKLGGKTLDAYLIDAVQRITTAPTVSSPELRKLVDGTVILDDDTVLRIVRVSSHDLDYASEPERRANRDTVSELLNGVDCPVEIYSRQRLVDLSEYLGANGSTVTTDHYVIVKSSRQTLAENHREVKRRGSEVRGLLTAGDLYAESLTGAELKAAVENLYLGKLRLSRKGFETEYGQKRVCRMLYIDEYPGQLPLGWIAEVLNQKNPGLIDVVQDVKPVSNYQRSWMDRMLARVRTEISATWRPSRQASLREQEHGIEQRMDAEASGETLVNHGIYVVARGETSSEADKTMDAVKSVLNRLRVETREPRYSNQAVKAISAFHRCRFDESEIVPGDSAATGFTFGTKDSIEAGGIKIGDHRNDAPVILDRFSWDASHITVMGKNGSGKTYWTGLTLVRSAIAYDDLEIYIVDPKKGDYSDIVDALDGETVFISQADFNGNRNDVVRFTVEDPSRDNTEKLAETVRHIHRQASKTDRKTLVVIDEAHRVTTKGNRIYQDGVQALSNLIRETRHKNVAATLVTQNADEFTRSNEGRNILRNVDCNLFFKQKDVASQVTDFFQLSEKQSVELRKLRTGNSLPFSEAIVKGPVDTRIRVQASQEEHRLLENSENRDMMLPSLDSAGSVEPRTEENGEKKSRADGGHKTMSTDNTDSGSTEECGFLKVIGFVLGAPIGLFECGLLAGFPVATALHWNDMLTSVLPINGLPLNGTLVDVLAVWTATLIAAELLWTLLLSVDNWLAQPRR; this is translated from the coding sequence ATGGTGAAAGCAGATTTCCCGTCGTCCATTGATCCGAGAGTCAAGTTTCTGGATCGCTACACGGTCTGGGATATTATCCGGATCAGCATCCTGGCTTCCATCGGGTGGCTTCTCGCGGAGTCTGCCGGAGCCACCATCGGTATCTTTCTCGGGTTCTTGCTTACTGAGTTCAAGCTCGGTGGCAAAACCCTCGATGCCTACCTTATTGACGCTGTCCAGCGGATAACGACCGCTCCTACTGTCTCCAGTCCAGAGCTAAGGAAACTCGTAGATGGAACAGTTATTTTGGATGATGATACCGTTCTCAGAATTGTTCGAGTCTCTTCCCATGACTTAGATTATGCCTCGGAACCAGAAAGGAGAGCAAATCGCGATACAGTCTCGGAACTGCTGAACGGCGTTGATTGCCCTGTAGAAATCTATTCCCGGCAACGACTTGTTGATCTGTCGGAATACCTGGGAGCCAATGGATCAACGGTCACAACCGACCACTATGTCATCGTAAAGTCATCCAGACAGACGTTGGCTGAAAATCACCGTGAGGTGAAACGACGGGGCTCAGAAGTTCGGGGCCTATTGACCGCAGGTGACCTCTATGCCGAATCTTTGACCGGGGCGGAGTTGAAGGCCGCCGTCGAGAACCTCTATCTTGGTAAGCTACGACTCTCCCGGAAGGGGTTCGAGACCGAGTATGGCCAGAAACGGGTCTGCCGTATGCTCTACATCGACGAATACCCCGGTCAGCTACCGCTCGGATGGATAGCCGAGGTATTGAACCAGAAGAATCCAGGACTGATAGATGTAGTCCAAGACGTAAAGCCGGTCTCCAACTACCAGCGGAGTTGGATGGACCGGATGCTCGCCCGGGTACGAACAGAGATATCTGCTACATGGAGGCCGTCACGCCAGGCAAGTCTCCGGGAACAAGAACACGGCATAGAGCAACGGATGGATGCTGAGGCAAGCGGAGAAACACTGGTCAATCACGGGATCTATGTCGTCGCTCGTGGCGAAACAAGTAGTGAAGCCGATAAAACCATGGACGCAGTCAAGTCCGTTCTAAACAGGCTCCGTGTGGAGACCCGTGAACCACGGTATTCTAACCAAGCCGTGAAGGCTATCTCAGCCTTCCACCGCTGTAGATTCGACGAGTCAGAGATCGTTCCCGGAGACTCCGCGGCCACGGGATTCACCTTCGGTACTAAGGATAGCATAGAAGCCGGCGGAATTAAGATAGGTGACCATCGGAACGATGCCCCTGTAATTCTGGACCGGTTTTCCTGGGACGCAAGTCACATCACCGTTATGGGTAAGAATGGCTCCGGAAAGACCTACTGGACCGGTCTAACCTTGGTTCGGTCTGCCATAGCCTATGATGATCTTGAGATCTATATTGTCGACCCGAAGAAAGGCGACTACAGCGATATCGTTGATGCGCTAGACGGCGAAACCGTGTTCATCAGCCAAGCAGACTTCAATGGAAACAGGAATGACGTGGTTCGGTTCACGGTCGAAGACCCTTCACGGGACAACACGGAGAAATTAGCTGAGACGGTACGACATATCCATCGTCAGGCCTCGAAGACCGATAGAAAGACACTGGTGGTTATAGACGAAGCTCACCGTGTCACCACGAAAGGCAACAGAATCTACCAAGACGGCGTTCAGGCTCTCTCCAACTTGATCCGTGAAACCCGGCATAAAAACGTGGCTGCAACACTCGTCACACAGAACGCCGACGAGTTCACACGGTCCAACGAGGGCAGAAACATTCTACGGAACGTCGACTGCAACCTCTTCTTCAAGCAGAAAGATGTCGCCAGCCAAGTCACCGACTTCTTCCAACTTTCCGAAAAGCAAAGTGTTGAACTCCGGAAGCTTAGAACCGGAAATAGTCTACCGTTCAGTGAGGCAATTGTTAAAGGGCCAGTTGATACCCGTATCAGAGTCCAAGCCAGTCAGGAGGAACACCGTCTGCTGGAAAACAGTGAAAACCGAGACATGATGCTTCCATCACTGGACTCTGCTGGTTCCGTAGAACCTCGGACTGAGGAAAACGGAGAGAAGAAAAGTCGAGCCGACGGTGGCCACAAAACCATGTCAACCGATAACACGGACTCAGGATCCACCGAAGAGTGCGGGTTCCTGAAGGTGATCGGATTCGTTCTAGGAGCTCCAATCGGTTTGTTCGAGTGCGGTTTACTTGCTGGATTCCCTGTAGCTACGGCTCTCCACTGGAATGACATGTTGACGTCGGTTCTTCCAATAAACGGGTTGCCTCTCAACGGGACACTGGTCGATGTCCTCGCAGTTTGGACAGCTACCCTCATAGCGGCCGAACTTCTCTGGACACTGCTCTTGAGCGTAGATAACTGGCTGGCACAGCCCAGGAGGTAA
- a CDS encoding type IV secretory system conjugative DNA transfer family protein, translating to MKPSETRKLIRNSKNSNVTHIGSRTSILGVEKNVSIKDKHRIKHVLTTGANGTGKTKELLHVALQDTQKGRGLVIINPKGKLIDEYLAKIPENRYDDLIYVNPSEQPITGINVLEPYIGATGSLAAKTNQTELIVSNLIQLFKRRTDNWGARFGRVLATLLRAGIDANIEHQSGYTLFDIKHCATDDDKLKDLIDDTEDPELRSQLVNIKNNLSDRELEPLVRRLNDFTENKTVRHVINREKSDIDFQEVLSHQKILLIDAREGEVGTTVTELLTSIVITKLWAAAQARYYQNHDVHDPFFLFVDELQSFPSEGTHFAEILSKAREYGLGCWFATQYLSQLPRAMRDAASNNCRTKLVFDPSGSEDLPKLKRMLRGTDQRQLTALGDYRAVVQSPGTHRRQIATIVDTYPPWETENVDISQIKQAATSATAPDSTLEDLVVGTSGNAGGRRHTELLSMAKSELAERGLRVKDLHQEVGEDKPDAYVYLPDSSVAHLEVEYHTLSKPSKTLTNLQRAHERDRECIFVVEEGQVKKLVNILSDPVNRQGRQHEDDKGPFSYYIDEEGEPFTDIEWVENADYRILEVSEDGLILNNTSDEASAEDSQYDTTETQNSENRFEDLREIDQTVLSCIKKGKDDVQQVTSTTGLPNHKVNYSFRKLAELGLITVEKPDEPVERIIDGQKRVFQVKVAELTPKAEAGFELGGSVETLNQ from the coding sequence ATGAAGCCCAGTGAGACACGGAAGCTGATCAGAAACTCCAAGAATTCCAATGTAACGCACATAGGTTCCCGGACCAGCATCCTCGGAGTGGAAAAGAATGTCTCCATCAAGGATAAACACCGCATCAAACACGTTCTGACAACTGGAGCTAACGGCACCGGTAAAACCAAGGAACTTCTACACGTCGCGTTACAGGACACTCAGAAAGGCCGCGGACTCGTCATCATCAACCCTAAGGGAAAACTCATCGACGAATACCTGGCTAAAATCCCTGAAAATCGGTACGACGACCTAATCTATGTCAACCCTTCGGAGCAACCGATCACCGGGATCAACGTCCTCGAACCCTATATCGGAGCAACCGGCTCGCTTGCAGCGAAAACCAATCAAACAGAACTCATCGTATCAAATCTTATCCAGTTATTTAAGAGACGTACCGACAACTGGGGCGCAAGATTCGGAAGAGTGCTCGCCACACTGCTTCGCGCTGGAATCGATGCCAACATCGAACACCAATCCGGATACACGCTTTTCGACATAAAGCACTGCGCCACCGACGACGACAAACTCAAAGACCTAATCGATGATACCGAAGATCCCGAACTCCGCTCACAACTGGTCAACATCAAGAACAACCTCTCAGACCGTGAGCTTGAACCACTTGTCCGACGATTAAACGACTTTACTGAAAACAAAACCGTTAGACATGTTATCAACCGGGAAAAAAGCGATATCGACTTTCAAGAAGTACTGAGCCACCAGAAAATACTGCTAATCGACGCCCGTGAAGGAGAAGTCGGAACGACAGTAACCGAACTACTGACCTCAATAGTGATTACGAAGCTTTGGGCTGCCGCACAAGCAAGGTACTACCAAAACCACGATGTCCATGATCCCTTCTTTTTGTTCGTTGATGAGCTTCAATCGTTTCCAAGCGAGGGCACCCATTTTGCAGAGATCTTGAGTAAGGCCCGTGAATATGGCTTAGGCTGCTGGTTCGCCACACAGTACCTCTCACAGCTTCCACGTGCTATGCGTGACGCAGCTTCTAACAACTGCAGAACCAAGCTTGTCTTCGACCCTTCAGGATCAGAAGATCTTCCCAAACTCAAGAGGATGCTTCGCGGTACCGATCAGAGACAGCTGACTGCCTTGGGCGACTATCGCGCCGTTGTTCAATCGCCAGGAACTCATCGTCGACAGATCGCCACCATCGTGGACACCTATCCGCCCTGGGAGACTGAAAACGTCGATATCAGCCAAATTAAACAAGCTGCCACATCTGCTACCGCACCTGACTCTACACTTGAAGACCTTGTTGTGGGAACCAGTGGGAATGCAGGTGGAAGGAGACATACCGAACTACTGTCGATGGCGAAGAGTGAGTTAGCCGAACGCGGTCTCCGCGTAAAGGATCTCCACCAAGAAGTAGGGGAGGACAAGCCGGACGCATACGTCTACCTCCCGGACAGCTCCGTAGCCCATCTGGAAGTAGAATACCACACACTCTCCAAACCGTCGAAAACTCTCACAAACCTTCAGAGAGCCCATGAACGGGATCGTGAATGTATCTTCGTCGTTGAAGAAGGTCAAGTCAAGAAGCTTGTCAACATCCTCTCTGACCCAGTTAACCGACAAGGCAGACAGCATGAGGATGACAAGGGCCCGTTCAGCTACTATATTGATGAAGAGGGAGAACCGTTTACCGATATCGAGTGGGTAGAGAATGCCGACTACAGGATTCTGGAAGTCTCCGAAGATGGACTCATTCTCAACAACACTTCTGATGAAGCGAGTGCTGAAGACAGCCAGTACGACACCACAGAAACACAGAATTCCGAGAATCGGTTTGAAGACCTTAGAGAGATTGATCAGACCGTCCTCAGTTGTATCAAAAAGGGTAAGGATGATGTCCAGCAGGTCACCTCCACTACCGGTCTCCCGAACCACAAGGTCAATTACAGCTTCAGGAAACTCGCGGAACTCGGGTTGATAACCGTTGAGAAACCAGATGAGCCTGTTGAGCGGATAATTGATGGACAGAAACGGGTGTTCCAGGTGAAAGTCGCTGAGCTAACGCCAAAGGCCGAAGCCGGGTTTGAATTAGGTGGCTCTGTTGAAACCCTCAATCAGTGA